The Cytobacillus firmus genome segment GATTAAGCTCTCCAAACGTCGAAGGGCAAGGGACAACCAACGTGGAAACAGGCAGCAGAACAGCTTCCTCTGCACGCCATAAAAAGAAAAAACAGGATTTTTAACAAACTAA includes the following:
- a CDS encoding YuzL family protein, which produces MSKRKKDPSKAGLSSPNVEGQGTTNVETGSRTASSARHKKKKQDF